TCCGGCGGCGAGGGGTGCTTCTGGCCCCACCACGACCAGGTCGACATTTTCCTGGCGACAAAAGGCCACCAGCGCATCGCTGTCGGTTTCGGCGATGTCGATGGCCTGCCCCTCAGGACCACCATTCCCAGGTGCAACCCACACCGTTGTGATCGTTTCGTTGCGGCTCAAGGCCCAGGCCAGGGCTTGCTCTCGGCCGCCGCCGCCCACGATGAGAACCCGCCTCAGTGGTGGTAGAGCTTGGGGACGGGTTGATGAGATGGCCATGTCCACGGAAGGAATGGGGCGAGCCCCTTAGGTTTCCTTTGTAGAACGCAGCCTTCCATGGGGTTCGTCCCTCTTCCACTGGTCTTAACGCTGTTAAGTGCAGTGACCCCCTCAACATTGCCCCAACCATGGAGCGATGCACGCTTCAAGGAGCTCTTGGCGGAGGGAACAATCACGAGCATGGAGCAGGCTTGTCTTGACCCCATGGCGGCGGGAACAAAGCTGCGAAAGCAGAAGCTTCGCGATCGTCTGCTGGCCATCCACCCAGTTCCGGCAAGCTTTGATCTCACGATGCGCAATGCAGGCGCCCTGTTGACCTGTGGTTCCCCAGAAGGAACTGCCTTGGTGCTGAATCGCTTCATTCCAGCCCGTGGCGACGAGCGTCGTCGGTGGCTGTTGATCCGCTGGCAGGCGGCTGCAGCTGCCCTGGATCATCGGCAGGCCGCTCTAGCTCTGCGGCGTCTTGTCGACGGCAACGTGGCGACCCTCGACGACATCACCTTGGCGGGCCCCCGCAATGGCCTTGATGCTTTGGCCGCCCATGAAGCGTCGCGGGGACGGCTCCAAGCGGCTGCACTCGTGCTTCTTCAAGGTGACTTGCAGGGTGTTACGGGGTCTCGACGACGGGGGCAAGTGGCTGAGTGGCTTGCCGCGACTGAGCCTGAGCAAGCTGATCAGCTCCTAGAGGCAGCCCTTGATGAGGCGGCCTCGAACCAGGCCTGGAGCTTGGCGATGGAGTTATTGCAGTTGCAGTTGCAGTTGCAACTGGCCGCTGGTGGTGACGGTGAGCGGCCGCGAATCAGGCTGGAACGGTTGGCGGCTCGTTTGGATGATGCCTACACCCTGTTGCAGCTCAATCCGCAGAGCAATCCGCTACCGTCGCTGCGCTCTCCGCGGGAGCCGGGAGGCCATGCTGCGGTAGGAGAATCAACGACAGCACCGTCGCTATGACGCCGGATCACGGACCGCTTTTGTACGAAGGCAAGGCCAAGCGGGTTTTCGCTTTGGCAGAAACCGACCGGGTTTTGGTCGAATTCAAAAATGATGCAACGGCCTTTAATGCCCAGAAGAAGGCTCAGTTAGACGACAAAGGCCGCCTCAATTGTCAGATCTCCGCCCGTTTATTCGAGTTGCTTGAGCAGCACGATGTGCCGACGCATTACTGCGGATTGGTGGATGACACCTGGATGCAAGTGCGGCGGGTTGAGATCATTCCGCTGGAAGTGGTTCTTCGCAATGTGGCGACGGGTTCCCTTTGTCGACAGACGCCGATCGCCGAGGGCACAGGGCTGAATCCAGCTTTGTTTGATCTCTATTACAAGGATGATGCGCTGGGAGATCCTCTGCTGACCGAGGCCAGGGTGCAGCTGTTGGGGGTGGTGAAGGCGGACCGTCTGTCAGCAATTGAACAACTGGCCCGTCGTGTGAATGAGATTCTCTGCCCATTTTTTGCTGCTATCGACCTTCAATTGATCGATTTCAAGCTCGAATTTGGGGTGACATCGGGGGGAGAGTTATTGCTGGCTGATGAGATCAGCCCAGACACCTGCCGACTTTGGGACCGCCGAAGCTCCGATGTGAATGATCGAATTTTGGATAAAGATCGATTCCGTAAGGATCTTGGCGGTGTAATGGAGGCCTACGGGGAGGTCTTTAAACGGGTCCAATCCCAATGCCCGAACCCACGCAACTGCCTGTAAGGTCAGCGGACATTTTTGTGGCTTCGGCCCTCATATCGCTTCGATGACCCGACGTACTCGCCGTTCCTCGGTTGCCATCCGTCGCGGAGTCTTGGGTCTCGTACTGGGTGTTCCGTTAATAAGCCAACCGCTTCAGGCTCAGCCTTCAGAACCTGTTGGTGATCTAGCTCCTGACGAGACCAACATTGAAATGGTTGATATTCAACCTGGGGAGATGGAAGCTCCTGCGGTTGAAATGGTCCAAGTGGAGCAACCACGGGTCCTCATCTCTGAGGTCACGATTGAAGGACTGTCGGGGCACCCAGAGGAAGATCGTCTGCAGCTGTCTGCCTACGACGCCATGCAAGTACGTCCTGGCAGCCGAGTTACTCGAGATGAACTTCAGAACGACCTCAACGCGATTCAGTCGACGGGTTGGTTCTCCGATGTGCGAATTGTCCCCGAGAACGGTCCCCTTGGCGTTCGGGTAATTGTGCAGGTGGAACCATTCCCACCGCTGACAAGTGTGGAGTTGAACCCTGTTTCCGAAGAGTTGCCAACCACTGTGTTGGAGGAGACCTTCGCTTCGGACTATGGGCGCACTCTGAACCTGAATGATCTTCAGCAACGGATGAAAACGTTGCAGGACTGGTTTGCTGCTGAGGGTTACTCATTGGCACGGATCACTGGCCCAGAACGGGTGAGTCCTGATGGAGTTGTTTCGTTGAAACTGACCCAAGGTCGTGTTGCTGACGTTGAGGTGAAATTCCTTACCAAAGATGGTGATGACGTTGATGAAAATGACAATCCAATTAATGGAAAGACCAGGGATTGGGTGATCACTCGAGAAATTTCGATCAAGCCGGGTGATGCATTCAACCGCAACATGCTTGAACGGGATATCAAGCGGCTGTACGGAACGCAGTTGTTCAGCGATATCAAAGTTACTTTGAAGCCATTGCCTGAGCAGCCTGGTGAAGTGGTGCTTGTTCTTGGGATTGTTGAACAATCCACGGGCCAGGTTTCTGGTGGATTGGGATATAGCCAATCTCAGGGTGTCTTTGGTCAGGTTCAGCTTCAAGACACCAACCTGTTTGGGCGAGCTTGGAACCTTGGTTTGAATGTGACCTATGGACAATATGGAGGGTTGTCAAACCTCACCTTTACGGATCCGTGGATATACGGTGATAACCATCGAACTGGATTCCGCGGCTCGCTTTTCTTGAGTCAACAGGTTCCCCAGGTTTTCCAAAGTGAAGACAATGGAAATATTCGTACGCTGAAAGATTACGAGGACAATGGTGGCCGCAATGCCTATGAAACTGGCCGTAAATATGGTTTTAGCGATAATGACAAAGTCCCCGGCTCTGTCAACAAGGCAGACGATGAATATCCCAATAAAAGTTGGTTTAACTACGAAGGCGATTCCATTGCACTTCGCAAGGTCGGCGGAAATTTTGCCTTCACACGCCCTCTTAATGGTGGCGATCCATTCAAGGATGTTCCCTGGCGAGTGCTTGCAGGAATGTCGTTCGAGAATGTAAGGCCAATCAATTTTTCTGCAGATTCCCGACCTTATGGTGTGGCCTCTCGGAAAATTAAGAGCGGAAAAGTTAAAAATAAGGATATTGTGTGTATCTCTTACAATTGTGCCGATAGTAATTATCTAACTTCCTTCCGTTTTGCTGCCACCTACAATTCATATAACGATCCAAGTAACCCCACGAGCGGAAGTTTTTTCACCGCTAGTACTCAGCAATTTATTGGAATTAACGAAGATTCTCCAACCTTCAACAAACTGCGCACGAGTTATACCCAATTCTTCCCTGTGGATTGGTTGAAGCTACACAAAGGATGTCGACCCAAGCCCGGTGAAGCGGCTGATTGCCCCCAGGCGATTGGAGTTCAGGTCAAAGCCGGTGCTGCTATCGGTGATATGCCTCCCTACGAAGCGTTTTGCTTGGGCGGCTCCAATTCGATCCGTGGTTGGTACGACTGTGACCTTGCCGTTGGTAAAGCGTTTGGTGAGATCACCCTTGAATATCGCTTCCCACTGATCAGCATTTTCTCTGGTGAGGTGTTTATGGACGCCGGAACAGACTTTGATACGCAAAAGGATGTTCAAGGCAAGCCTGGATTGCTTCTCAATAAAGACGGTTCCGGTGTTTCTGTTGGTACTGGCGTGATTGTGAAAACACCGGTGGGCCCGTTGCGTCTAGAAGTCGCTACGAAAGATTTCACGGACGATTACCGCTTCAATTTGGGAATTGGCTGGAAGTTCTAGTGACCAACTGGCCTGAGGATTATTCGGGTTCATGGACGCTCGCCGGGCATGCCGAGCGTTCTGGTGTCTGTCTTCACAGTGGTCATTCTTCAGTCGTTCAACTCAAGGGATCTGTCGATCCAGGCTTTTATCTGAGAGTTGAGGGCCATGACCAGGCCTTTCGCCTTTCACCCCATCAGGTTCGCGATAGCCAGCTCTGCACCACCCTGGATTTGGGCCCATGCAAGGTGGCCACAGTGGAACATTTATTGGCAGCCTTAGCTGGGTGTGGCTTAACCCATGTGGAAATCCAGCTTCAGGGTGATGAAATCCCCCTGATGGATGGTTCAGCCTTGAACTGGGTTGAAGCAATTGTGGAAGCTGGAATTCAACCAGCGGTCACCCCACGACTGCCCACCCCACCGTTGACTCAACCGCTGATTTGCTCTCGCGGGGGGAGTGTGATTACGGCGACTCCGGCGACAACATTCCGAGTGGTGGGAATTATTGATTTCCCTCAGCAAGCGATTGGTCAGCAGCAGTTGTCCCTGGATCTCACCCCCGAACGGTTCGTGAGAGAAATCGCCCCCGCACGCACCTTCGGCTTTCGCGATCAAGTGGAACAGTTGCGCGCAGCTGGATTAATTCAGGGTGGGGCCCTGGACAATGCCCTGGTCTGCGATGGTGATCATTGGGTGAACCCTCCGCTTCGTTTTCCAGATGAACCGGTGCGCCATAAGCTTTTAGATCTCATTGGAGATCTGGCCCTCGTCGGCTTTCCCCAAGCTCAGGTCCTCGTTTATCGGGGCTCCCACGGACTCCACACCGATCTCGCTGCTGCCCTGTGACTGACCCAACGCCATCGGATGTCGTACTGACAAGCGAGCAGATCGCTGGGTTATTGCCGCACCGTTATCCATTTGCCCTTGTTGATCGGGTGATTGCTTATGAGCCAGGGGTTTCGGCCACGGCCATTAAAAACATCACGATGAATGAGCCTCAATTTCAAGGGCATTTCCCAGAACGTCCATTGATGCCTGGGGTGTTGATCGTGGAGGCGATGGCCCAAGTTGGTGGTTTGATCGTTGCTCAAATCCCCGATTTGCCCAAAGGGTTGTTTGTGTTTGCAGGAATTGATGGGGTTCGGTTTCGACGACCGGTTGTACCCGGTGATCAATTGATCATTCAATGCGAGTTGTTGAGCTTGAAACGCAAGCGTTTCGGCAAAATCAAAGCTGAAGCCACTGTGGAGGGTGCATTGGTTTGCTCCGGTGAATTGATGTTCTCCTTGGTGGACTGAGGCTGATGACGGTGGAAAGGTCTACTCCACAGATTCATCCACAAGCGGTGGTTGATCCCAAGGCCGAGCTTGGAACTGGTGTGGTGATTAGTTCTGGTGCTGTGATCGGTCCGCAGGTGGTGATTGGTGATCACACCTGGATTGGTCCCAATGCGGTCTTGGATGGACGGGTCACATTGGGGAAGGACAACAGGGTCTTTCCTGGTGCTTGTTTGGGGCAAGAGCCCCAGGATTTGAAATACCGCGGTGCCAACACGGAGGTGGTGATTGGCGATGGCAACACGCTTCGGGAATTTGTCACGATCAATCGCGCCACGGAGGAGGGTGAGCAAACCCGTCTAGGTGATCGAAACCTCTTGATGGCCTATTGCCATCTGGGCCACAATTGTTTGTTGGGCAACGGCATCGTGATGTCCAATGCCATTCAGGTGGCAGGCCATGTGGTGATTGAAGATCGTGCGGTGATTGGCGGTTGCCTCGGCATTCATCAATTTGTACACATCGGTGGATTGGCCATGGTGGGTGGCATGACCCGTGTGATTCGCGATATTCCTCCTTATTCCATGGTTGAAGGTCATCCAGGGCGCTTACGTGGCTTGAATCGGGTTGGTTTGCAGCGCAGTGGACTCGCTGATCGGCATGAAGGTCGCGAACTCAAACAACTCAAAGACATCTGGAATTTGCTCTACCGCTCAGATGTCGTCATGGCGGAGGCTTTGGTGCAGGCTCGCAGCCAAGAGCTTTTCCCCGCAGCAGACCATTTGTGCAGCTTCCTTGAGGCGTCAACTGCCCCGGGTCGGCGCGGACCGACCCCTGTTTTGAGTCATCGCTGATGGTGCGTCTGCTCATCAGCACCGGCGAAGTCTCCGGAGATTTGCAGGGCAGCCTGTTGATCCATGCTCTTAAAGCTGAAGCCTCAAGACGGGGGATCGAATTAGAGATCTTGGCCCTCGGTGGTCCACGGATGAAGGCGGCTGGTGCCGAGTTGATTGCCGACACCGCTCCGATGGGTGCGATCGGTCTCTGGGAAGCCGTTCCGTTGATCGTGCCCACCTTGCGGCTCCAGGCCAAGGTGGATCGCTTGTTGGCACAACGACCTCCCGATGCGGTGGTGTTGATCGACTACGTGGGGGCGAACGCTCGGCTGGGCACTCGGTTACGCAAACTCCGTCCGTCGTTGCCGATCACCTATTACATCGCTCCCCAGGAATGGGCTTGGCGCTTCGGTGATGGCAGTACGACCCAATTGCTCGATTTTACGGATCAGATTCTGGCCATTTTTCCTGCTGAAGCCGAGTTTTATGCCGAGCGTGGAGCAAAGGTCGCTTGGGTTGGCCATCCACTGCTGGATAGCTTTCAAGATTTGCCGGAACGGCAGGAATCTCGTCGGGCGCTTGGACTTGATCCCGATGCCCCGGTCTTGCTTTTGGTTCCAGCATCACGGCCGCAGGAACTGCGCTATTTGATGCCGGCTCTGGCTCGTGCAGCGGCGATGCTTCAGCAGCGTTGCCCCGGCCTGCAAGTGTTGGTGCCTGCAGGGCTAGAGCGGTTTGAACAGCCCTTGGCCGAAGCCCTTGCGGCAGCGGGTGTCCGGAACGGTCGTGTGATCCCCGCGGCCGCTGCCGATGGTATGAAAAAGCAGCTAGCAGCGTCGGCGGATGTGGCGCTTGGAAAGTCCGGCACGGTGAATTTGGAGTTGGCATTGCAGGGGGTTCCGCAAGTGGTGGGCTACCGGGTGAGCCGAGCTACAGCCTTCGTTGCAAGGCATGTGCTGCGCTTCAAGGTGGACCATATTTCGCCGGTGAATCTCTTGCTCAAGGAGCGCCTGGTTCCAGAATTGCTGCAGGATGAGTTCACGCCTGAGGCTCTGGTGGAGTTGGCTCAACCCTTGCTGTATGTGGGCAGTCCAGAACGGAACGCGATGCTCCACGGTTATGGCCGGCTTCGCGCCACCCTTGGGGAGCCTGGCGTCACCACAAGAGCGTCTCAGGCGATCTTTGATCAATTGATGTGATGGCTCGAGTGATCGGCGTACTGCTCAGTGCCCTATTGGTGCTTGGAGGGTCGCAGTCCGTTGCGGCGGCTGAACAAACGGCGGTTTTTGCTGGGGGATGTTTCTGGTGTTTAGAACACGATTTGGAACACCTGCCTGGGGTGATTGATGCGATCAGTGGCTATAGCGGCGGGCATGTGGATCAGCCCACCTACCGCCAGGTGAGCGGAGAAGATACAGGCCATCAGGAGGCGGTACAAGTGCGCTTCGATCCAGCTCTGATCTCCTACAGCACGTTGTTGCGCAGCTACTGGCGCAACGTGGATCCCTTTGACGGTGGTGGTCAGTTTTGTGATCGCGGCGACTCCTACCGACCCGTGATTTTCACGGCTGATGCCGTCCAAGCCAAAGCTGCAGAAATGAGTGCGGCGGCGGCGGCTCAAGATCTAGGCCGACCGCGATCCGCCATCAAAGTAGAACTTCGTGGTTCTGCACCGTTCTGGCCCGCAGAGCAATATCACCAAAATTATGCCGAGCTCAACGACCTGAAGTATTCGTTTTATCGGTTTAGTTGTGGCCGTGATCGCCGCCTCGATGCGGTGTGGGGCGCTCAAGCCAGAACTGATCAAAGTTGGCAAAAAGCTACCGAATTAGAATAAAATCCTTAAGAAAACTGCCTCTATCCTTTTCCAGGCATTAAATAATTGAGTTCCTAAATTATCAGTGATTTCTCAGTGAAGATGCGGGTTGTCCGCTATCGACGTTCCTGAGAAACATGTTTACCATCAGAACTGGAAGGAGAGAGATGTATGTATCTGCTGACCGTTAAGGATGGCCTTGGTACCCGTCACATTGGACCATATCCATCTCCGAAGCATGCTTCGGATGATTTGGATCGGATTTTGGAGTCGTGTTCAGATCGCGCCCGTTGGCAGATCCATGCCCTGGAAATGCCCGAGCGTGTCGGTCGAGAACTTCACGCCATGGCGTCCTGATTAGGGACGTTTGCGCCCTGGAAATCCTCGGGTCAGACCGCTTTCCACCATCAGTCCAATGCCTGCATTGATGCAGATCAAGCTGAGGGTTCCATACCAAAACCAAGGCCCGCCGTCTTGCCCGAGCATTTGAACCACCTTGCGGCTGACGGCTTCTCCAAACAGGCATAGGCCAACCGGGAGTAGTAAAACTCCCAATTGCGCCTTCAAGTACCAGCGGATCGGTGAAGAACTCATGCTTGCGCGCACACCCAGTTCACCAGGGTGCGCACGCCGTAGCCGGTTGCTCCGGCTGGGTTCACCCCCTTGCCTTTATCGCTCCAGACAGGCCCAGCGATATCGATATGGGCCCAAGCCGTGTCTTGGCTAACGAATTCTTTGAGGAACAAGGCAGCGGTGATCGAGCCGCCTGGTCTCGGTCCGGTGTTTTTCATATCAGCCAGGAGCGACTTCAATCCTTTCTTGTAGGACTGGCGCAGTGGCATTCGCCAGAGACCTTCGCCACCCGCGTCGGCAGCTGTGTCTAGCGCTTCAGCAAGGGCTTCGTTGTTGGACCAATACCCCGCCATTTCATCGCCAAGTGCGACGACGCAGGCCCCGGTCAGCGTGGCTAAGTCCACAACGGCATCGGGCTTCTGCTCGCAGGCGTAGAGGAGTGCGTCGGCCAGGGTTAGCCGCCCTTCCGCATCGGTGTTGTTGATCTCAATCGTTGTGCCATTGGCGGCCGTCACAATGTCGCCTGGGTGAACGGCGGAGCCATTAACCATGTTTTCGCAGGAGGCCACCACCATGTGCACCTCCACGCCGGCGGGCTTCAGTTCTCCAATAGACCGCATCGCCCCGAGCACGGATGCACTTCCGCCCATATCGAATTTCATCATGTCGATCTGAGCACCCCCCACTTTGAGGTTGTAACCGCCGGAATCAAAGGTGAGGCCTTTGCCCACAAGGGCGAGGCGACGCTTCACCGCTCCTTCTGGGCGATAAATCAAATGGATGAATTTGGGTGGAAGATCCGAGCCCTGGCTCACTGCCAGAAACGCGCCCATGCCACGGGCTTCACAGTCGGCTCGCTCGAGGATGGTGAGTTCCATTCCGTAGTCGTGTGCCAACGCAGCAGCGGTTT
The DNA window shown above is from Synechococcus sp. CC9902 and carries:
- the purC gene encoding phosphoribosylaminoimidazolesuccinocarboxamide synthase — translated: MTPDHGPLLYEGKAKRVFALAETDRVLVEFKNDATAFNAQKKAQLDDKGRLNCQISARLFELLEQHDVPTHYCGLVDDTWMQVRRVEIIPLEVVLRNVATGSLCRQTPIAEGTGLNPALFDLYYKDDALGDPLLTEARVQLLGVVKADRLSAIEQLARRVNEILCPFFAAIDLQLIDFKLEFGVTSGGELLLADEISPDTCRLWDRRSSDVNDRILDKDRFRKDLGGVMEAYGEVFKRVQSQCPNPRNCL
- the msrA gene encoding peptide-methionine (S)-S-oxide reductase MsrA; this encodes MARVIGVLLSALLVLGGSQSVAAAEQTAVFAGGCFWCLEHDLEHLPGVIDAISGYSGGHVDQPTYRQVSGEDTGHQEAVQVRFDPALISYSTLLRSYWRNVDPFDGGGQFCDRGDSYRPVIFTADAVQAKAAEMSAAAAAQDLGRPRSAIKVELRGSAPFWPAEQYHQNYAELNDLKYSFYRFSCGRDRRLDAVWGAQARTDQSWQKATELE
- the lpxC gene encoding UDP-3-O-acyl-N-acetylglucosamine deacetylase, with amino-acid sequence MTNWPEDYSGSWTLAGHAERSGVCLHSGHSSVVQLKGSVDPGFYLRVEGHDQAFRLSPHQVRDSQLCTTLDLGPCKVATVEHLLAALAGCGLTHVEIQLQGDEIPLMDGSALNWVEAIVEAGIQPAVTPRLPTPPLTQPLICSRGGSVITATPATTFRVVGIIDFPQQAIGQQQLSLDLTPERFVREIAPARTFGFRDQVEQLRAAGLIQGGALDNALVCDGDHWVNPPLRFPDEPVRHKLLDLIGDLALVGFPQAQVLVYRGSHGLHTDLAAAL
- the lpxA gene encoding acyl-ACP--UDP-N-acetylglucosamine O-acyltransferase, whose protein sequence is MTVERSTPQIHPQAVVDPKAELGTGVVISSGAVIGPQVVIGDHTWIGPNAVLDGRVTLGKDNRVFPGACLGQEPQDLKYRGANTEVVIGDGNTLREFVTINRATEEGEQTRLGDRNLLMAYCHLGHNCLLGNGIVMSNAIQVAGHVVIEDRAVIGGCLGIHQFVHIGGLAMVGGMTRVIRDIPPYSMVEGHPGRLRGLNRVGLQRSGLADRHEGRELKQLKDIWNLLYRSDVVMAEALVQARSQELFPAADHLCSFLEASTAPGRRGPTPVLSHR
- the fabZ gene encoding 3-hydroxyacyl-ACP dehydratase FabZ, translating into MTDPTPSDVVLTSEQIAGLLPHRYPFALVDRVIAYEPGVSATAIKNITMNEPQFQGHFPERPLMPGVLIVEAMAQVGGLIVAQIPDLPKGLFVFAGIDGVRFRRPVVPGDQLIIQCELLSLKRKRFGKIKAEATVEGALVCSGELMFSLVD
- a CDS encoding leucyl aminopeptidase; the encoded protein is MRLSISSTNVKEWSGDVLVVGLPKGDPSTTAVNLESRFPGVSSALNQQAFEGKTGQKLVLHPLANGNPQRLVLIGLGDADAIDLDGIRAAAAAAAQASIGCKGCLGLQLPWDSHHPDHAARISAEAVRLSLYADQRFQKEPEERRLPTALELIGLPASAAAGLEPVNATCAGVELARELVAAPPNYVTPAALAETAAALAHDYGMELTILERADCEARGMGAFLAVSQGSDLPPKFIHLIYRPEGAVKRRLALVGKGLTFDSGGYNLKVGGAQIDMMKFDMGGSASVLGAMRSIGELKPAGVEVHMVVASCENMVNGSAVHPGDIVTAANGTTIEINNTDAEGRLTLADALLYACEQKPDAVVDLATLTGACVVALGDEMAGYWSNNEALAEALDTAADAGGEGLWRMPLRQSYKKGLKSLLADMKNTGPRPGGSITAALFLKEFVSQDTAWAHIDIAGPVWSDKGKGVNPAGATGYGVRTLVNWVCAQA
- a CDS encoding BamA/TamA family outer membrane protein: MQVRPGSRVTRDELQNDLNAIQSTGWFSDVRIVPENGPLGVRVIVQVEPFPPLTSVELNPVSEELPTTVLEETFASDYGRTLNLNDLQQRMKTLQDWFAAEGYSLARITGPERVSPDGVVSLKLTQGRVADVEVKFLTKDGDDVDENDNPINGKTRDWVITREISIKPGDAFNRNMLERDIKRLYGTQLFSDIKVTLKPLPEQPGEVVLVLGIVEQSTGQVSGGLGYSQSQGVFGQVQLQDTNLFGRAWNLGLNVTYGQYGGLSNLTFTDPWIYGDNHRTGFRGSLFLSQQVPQVFQSEDNGNIRTLKDYEDNGGRNAYETGRKYGFSDNDKVPGSVNKADDEYPNKSWFNYEGDSIALRKVGGNFAFTRPLNGGDPFKDVPWRVLAGMSFENVRPINFSADSRPYGVASRKIKSGKVKNKDIVCISYNCADSNYLTSFRFAATYNSYNDPSNPTSGSFFTASTQQFIGINEDSPTFNKLRTSYTQFFPVDWLKLHKGCRPKPGEAADCPQAIGVQVKAGAAIGDMPPYEAFCLGGSNSIRGWYDCDLAVGKAFGEITLEYRFPLISIFSGEVFMDAGTDFDTQKDVQGKPGLLLNKDGSGVSVGTGVIVKTPVGPLRLEVATKDFTDDYRFNLGIGWKF
- the lpxB gene encoding lipid-A-disaccharide synthase, which produces MVRLLISTGEVSGDLQGSLLIHALKAEASRRGIELEILALGGPRMKAAGAELIADTAPMGAIGLWEAVPLIVPTLRLQAKVDRLLAQRPPDAVVLIDYVGANARLGTRLRKLRPSLPITYYIAPQEWAWRFGDGSTTQLLDFTDQILAIFPAEAEFYAERGAKVAWVGHPLLDSFQDLPERQESRRALGLDPDAPVLLLVPASRPQELRYLMPALARAAAMLQQRCPGLQVLVPAGLERFEQPLAEALAAAGVRNGRVIPAAAADGMKKQLAASADVALGKSGTVNLELALQGVPQVVGYRVSRATAFVARHVLRFKVDHISPVNLLLKERLVPELLQDEFTPEALVELAQPLLYVGSPERNAMLHGYGRLRATLGEPGVTTRASQAIFDQLM